A genomic segment from Melanotaenia boesemani isolate fMelBoe1 chromosome 9, fMelBoe1.pri, whole genome shotgun sequence encodes:
- the fzd9b gene encoding frizzled-9b, which yields MSMDSCPLQVGIFLWCLLVISGSSFEIGSYDLERGRPPKCEPIVIPMCDGIGYNLTRMPNFMDHDDQREAAIKLQEFAPLVAYGCDVHLRFFLCSLYAPMCTDKVSASIPACRPMCEQARERCAPIMKKFSYTWPDSLDCSKLPTRNDPNALCMEAPENETRTEGKKGEGMLPVPPRPRQPGPSGRLPGSIGSCENPDKFQFVEKSQSCAPRCSPAVDVFWSRQDKDFAFIWMTVWSILCFVSTAFTVLTFLLEPHRFQYPERPIIFLSMCYNVYSVAFIIRSVAGAENIACDREHGELYIIQEGLESTGCTIVFLILYYFGMASSIWWVILTLTWFLAAGKKWGHEAIEAHSNYFHMAAWGIPALKTIIILTMRKVAGDELTGLCYVGSMDSGALTGFVLIPLSCYLIIGTSFILTGFVALFHIRKVMKTEGTNTEKLEKLMVKIGIYSILYTVPATCVIVCYFYERLNMDYWKLRGLQMKCGSFNGHTNNCSLQTSVPTVAVFMLKIFMSLVVGITSGVWVWSSKTLQTWQGLCSRKMADRTSRKPCSGVSCSSTQCHYKSPAVVLHMAKTDLHSDNPTHV from the coding sequence ATGAGTATGGACAGTTGTCCCTTGCAGGTGGGGATTTTCTTGTGGTGTCTGCTAGTGATTTCTGGCTCCAGCTTTGAGATAGGTTCCTATGACCTGGAGCGAGGTAGACCGCCCAAGTGTGAGCCCATCGTGATCCCCATGTGCGATGGGATCGGCTACAATCTGACCCGGATGCCCAACTTCATGGACCATGACGACCAAAGGGAGGCTGCCATCAAGCTGCAGGAGTTTGCCCCTCTGGTGGCCTACGGCTGTGATGTGCACCTCCGATTCTTCCTTTGTTCCCTCTATGCCCCCATGTGCACGGACAAAGTGTCGGCCTCCATCCCCGCATGCAGACCCATGTGCGAGCAAGCCAGGGAGAGGTGTGCCCCGATCATGAAGAAGTTTAGCTACACCTGGCCCGACTCATTGGATTGCTCCAAGTTGCCCACTAGAAATGACCCCAACGCTCTGTGCATGGAGGCCCCTGAGAACGAAACCAGGACAGAGGGAAAGAAAGGAGAGGGGATGCTTCCGGTGCCCCCTCGCCCCAGGCAACCGGGACCCAGTGGCCGATTGCCAGGCAGCATAGGCTCCTGTGAGAACCCAGACAAGTTCCAGTTTGTGGAGAAGAGCCAGTCATGTGCTCCACGCTGCTCCCCTGCTGTGGACGTCTTCTGGTCCAGGCAGGACAAAGACTTTGCTTTCATTTGGATGACTGTGTGGTCCATCCTGTGTTTTGTCTCCACTGCTTTCACAGTCCTGACCTTCCTCCTGGAGCCTCACCGCTTCCAATATCCTGAGCGCCCCATTATTTTCCTCTCCATGTGCTACAACGTCTACTCTGTGGCCTTCATCATCCGCTCAGTGGCAGGGGCTGAGAACATTGCCTGCGACCGTGAGCATGGCGAGCTGTACATAATCCAAGAGGGGCTGGAGTCCACTGGCTGCACCATAGTCTTCCTCATCCTCTACTACTTCGGCATGGCTTCTTCTATTTGGTGGGTCATTCTCACCCTCACCTGGTTCCTGGCTGCAGGGAAGAAGTGGGGCCATGAAGCTATTGAAGCCCACAGCAACTACTTCCACATGGCTGCTTGGGGTATCCCTGCTCTTAAGACAATCATCATACTCACAATGAGGAAGGTGGCTGGAGATGAGCTGACAGGGCTGTGTTATGTAGGAAGCATGGACTCAGGGGCGCTCACAGGTTTTGTTCTCATCCCTTTGTCCTGCTACCTGATCATCGGCACATCCTTCATCCTCACAGGCTTTGTGGCTCTTTTCCACATTCGGAAAGTGATGAAGACGGAGGGCACCAACACTGAGAAGCTGGAGAAGCTCATGGTGAAAATCGGCATCTACTCCATCCTGTACACCGTGCCGGCCACCTGCGTTATAGTCTGCTACTTCTATGAGAGACTTAACATGGACTACTGGAAGCTGAGGGGGCTGCAGATGAAGTGTGGCTCTTTTAACGGCCACACCAACAACTGCTCGCTGCAGACATCAGTGCCCACAGTGGCCGTCTTCATGCTAAAGATCTTTATGTCACTGGTTGTGGGCATAACCAGCGGGGTATGGGTGTGGAGCTCCAAGACCCTGCAAACCTGGCAGGGCCTGTGCAGCAGGAAGATGGCAGACAGGACTAGCAGGAAACCCTGCAGCGGcgtcagctgcagcagcacacaATGCCACTACAAATCTCCTGCTGTGGTTCTGCACATGGCCAAGACTGACCTGCACTCAGACAACCCCACACACGTCTGA